A section of the Amblyomma americanum isolate KBUSLIRL-KWMA chromosome 2, ASM5285725v1, whole genome shotgun sequence genome encodes:
- the LOC144119944 gene encoding uncharacterized protein LOC144119944 gives MGPPDAAPAAALRKVAHLLEHCEKLEHENSLLRKDKSELQKEVEDLKSQLHDVKVEALKEKLKLKDCVSKVHDFVSDEKRLVFYTGFNSFKKFDAFVEHVECMYQALKTGAGRPPALTMKEQLIAVLCRLRVGLLEQDLAYRLKVSVATVSAMYSFWVNFLYEMLIQVPMWPSRNTVDLFMPDNFKELYPSTRIALDCTEIFIENPSDYKTQSDTFSSYKGHNTAKGLTGITPNGFVSFVSNLAPGRLSDREITRHSGLYELLEEGDSVMADREFLIEDDLRQLGVKLNMPPMLNGRTQLSLADELATRQIASLRIHVERVIREVKNFRILRAVFSNVMAEKLNKIWKICCYLNNFMHEPILNR, from the coding sequence ATGGGGCCTCCAGACGCAGCACCTGCTGCCGCACTAAGAAAAGTCGCCCACCTTCTCGAACACTGCGAAAAACTCGAGCATGAAAATAGCTTGCTCCGCAAAGACAAATCTGAGCTCCAGAAAGAGGTCGAGGATCTGAAGTCTCAGTTGCACGATGTGAAAGTTGAGGCTCTCAAAGAGAAACTAAAACTAAAAGATTGTGTCTCCAAAGTTCACGATTTCGTTTCAGATGAGAAACGACTCGTGTTTTATACGGGCTTCAACTCCTTCAAAAAATTTGATGCGTTCGTTGAACATGTTGAATGCATGTACCAGGCACTGAAAACGGGTGCTGGCAGGCCACCAGCACTGACAATGAAAGAACAGCTTATTGCAGTGCTTTGCAGGCTCAGAGTTGGCCTGCTAGAGCAGGATTTGGCATATCGCCTGAAAGTGTCTGTGGCGACCGTGAGTGCTATGTACTCATTTTGGGTTAATTTTTTGTATGAAATGCTAATCCAGGTACCAATGTGGCCATCACGTAACACAGTGGACCTGTTCATGCCAGACAATTTTAAAGAACTGTACCCATCTACACGCATTGCACTGgactgcacagaaatttttatcgAGAACCCGTCTGACTACAAAACACAAAGCGACACTTTCAGCTCGTATAAGGGACATAACACCGCAAAAGGGCTCACTGGCATCACTCCAAACGGCTTCGTTTCTTTCGTGTCTAATCTTGCTCCTGGAAGACTTTCTGATCGAGAAATCACAAGACACAGTGGCCTGTATGAGTTGCTCGAGGAAGGGGACAGTGTAATGGCGGATAGAGAATTCCTCATTGAAGATGACCTCCGTCAGCTTGGAGTCAAATTAAACATGCCACCCAtgttgaatggccgcacgcagttGTCACTGGCAGATGAGTTAGCAACACGGCAGATAGCCAGTTTGCGAATCCATGTTGAGCGTGTCATCAGGGAAGTTAAAAACTTCAGGATACTCCGTGCCGTCTTTTCTAATGTTATGGCAGAGAAGCTGAACAAGATATGGAAAATTTGTTGTTATCTCAATAATTTCATGCATGAGCCCATTCTAAACCGATGA